A window of Dysidea avara chromosome 1, odDysAvar1.4, whole genome shotgun sequence genomic DNA:
GTTATTGTGATTGTAATGTGCCTGGCAGTGGGAATTCCTTACCAAGTTATTTACTGGGCATGGTACAGGAAGAATCACCCCAACAATCACCTTTAATCCAGTGCTGTGCACTATTGTACATGATTTGTAATCCAACTGCAATTACACACACCTATATCATAACATTTTTTTACACAGTCATTACAATAATAGTATTTTGTACTGCAGTGAAGGATAAAGATGAGCAATTGTTCACTTGTGCAGTGTACCTTAACATGGGCAGAAGAGATACACATGCTACTAATATGAGACACATTGCTTTGGACTGTCAACTAACCCAAAATACTAGCTATAGCTTAAAACGTTTGTTACAATGCAATCAAAGTTTTTATCTATTGAGTGTTACTTTCTCATTGAAAGTGAACATAATATGCAGGAAAATTGGCTTTATGGGTTACAGTTTGCTAATGCAATTGTTTTGGTAAATGTGCTATATTAATAAGTGCCAAGTAGAAAGATTTGATAGATGTATTATTGTCTTTGGCTGCTTATATTTCCCTTAAAAAGTCATGAACATTACACTAACGTGACACAAATCTTAGTCATAACATCCAAACTGTGGCTTTCTTCAATAATGTTCACTGTCCGATAGCTCTGGCTTGTTTTAGTATTTTGTTAGGACACCATATACATGTGGACAGCAATAATACCTCAACATAGTGAatgatacatgtatacatgtacacctCTTGTTACATAGAGGTGTTTCTTTGTATATTTCTAGTGTTCCCAAGATAATTAAGGTAATTAAGACCTGTCTCTTGTGAAATAGACCACACCACCATATATGCTGAACTTGCCCTCATCCTGAAAGTGAAATAGGTACCGGCCCTCTGCTGTAATAAATCGCTGAAAAGTAACACCACCATTGTCTTTTACCATTTACCAAGACCATACAGACTTGTACTAAGCTGGATCAGCTGATGCGCATGCAGGAGCACTAAATTATTTCTTAACAGCATGTAATGGTTGTAACGCTGTAGGCggtgcattgcctgatatgtacgcactcGCCCTCGGGCGCCGAGGGCGCGCATCGTGCGTAcgtgcgtacatatcaggcaatgcatCCCCTACAGCGTTACAACCATTACATGCTGTTAAGAAATAATTTAGTGCTCCTGCATGCGCATCAGCTGATCCAGCTTAGTACAAGTCTGTATGGTCTTGGTAAATGGTAAAAGACAATGGTGGTGTTACTTGTCAGCGATTTATTACAGCAGAGGGCCGGTACCTATTTCACTTTCAGGATGAGGGCAAGTTCAGCATATATGGTGGTGTGGTCTATTTCACAAGAGACAGGTCTTAATTACCTTAATTATCTTGGGAACACTAGAAATATACAAAGAAACACCTCTATTTAACAAGAggtgtacatgtatacttaACTGCCCATGTGCATGGGAAACATACATAAATAAGTCTCACTAAAGGATGAAGGATTGCTTATATCCTCCAGCCACTGTTAGAGTTGTTACATTTATGTGCTAAAAGAAGACCACCTGTAATACTCATCAGGAATGCCAATTGTAATACCTATATTGATCGTGTTGCCATCTTCATTTTGTCAATAATTATGTCAGTTAATTGCAGTTTTTAATTTTAGACCATTTGCTTATATTATTGATTTGTAAAATTCTTGAGTAttttctttcattattttatctGACTGTTTGTTAGACTAATGGCATAGCACaattatatgactgttctattagaattgtTGACCACTCTATTGGGGAATGTAACTATATATCTCATCTTCTACTCAGCTCACTATTGACTCATTAATTTTTGCCAGGAACATAATACATGCCTATAAATCCTTGCCAGACAATACTATGTTGTGGACTGCCTAAATCTGATGTTGCTACTGAGATAAACCATCAGTTGGAGCTGATCAGTCAGTGGGCCTGGGGGAACAAGGTGAGGTTAAATCATAGCAAGTCCCCAGTAATGTGATTCAGAGTTTATAATCACTGTCTGATCCTCCAGTCACTCTGATGGATGATATTCATTTAATTGTAATTTCAAAAGCACCATTATCTTGGATTTTGATGGTCAATTAAATTAATCCTATCATGTTGTGAAGGTGTACAAGTCTATGTTGTATTATTTATAATATTTAATAAGCACACATTGTCATGTGATCAAGGCAGATTTGTTAAAAACTCTCACTGAAAGCTTAGTGCTCTCTCATTTACTTTATTCACTGTCAGTTTGGGGCCCTCCACTTTCCCATTATTACCTTTAGAGGCTGCAACAAATGCAAATCGTGCTATATACACTCCTCAGTATTATAAAGGATCTTCATTCATCACTGCTATTTGAGCTTCTAGTCAGCAATGTATAACTTGTTTTAAGTTTCAGTGTATGCTCACCTGTTTTTTGGGCGAACACATTCATATGGGACAATAACATCTACATTATTTGTTCAGCCAGTTACTCAGAGATATTTTTGTTCTAAGTAAAATCAGTGGTGGAACAGTCTTCCTGAGGATCTGTTAATAGCACAGGATTTCTCCAGACCAGTTTATTTACAGATTTATTAACTGACTTTATATAAATTATGATCGtatgttgtatgtatatatatttctATGGTTGTAGGTTGTGTTCTGTTGCATGCTTGTGTAATGTACCTTGTGTGTTTCCTCGGCCAGGGAAGAATAGTTCAAGTCAGATCAAAATCAAATCATCACCTTGGTTTTAAAGTGTTCACATGCAGTTGAATCTGTTACACCACTGTTCAAAAGGTTGTACTTATGTCAAACTGGCATCACATGCTCAACTGATCACAAAACACCACATCAAAATGATCTCCTCACTGCTACTCCACATATAACTCATTGTATCTACTGCTATATGTCTAGGTTCCTAGTGTTAATACTGTTGAGCAGCTTCAAGGCTACTGTTGGGTCTACTGAATGTGACTACACCTCACCATATATATCAAGGTTTCCAGCAACTAAATATACCTCAAAATTTACTACCTCTTATTATTAAACAATTTTATCAAGTATTTGAACACTCACACAGATAATTTTGACATTAAAAAGCAACTATTGTTATATATTAGTAACTGGTCATTCTACAGACACCATCACGTGAACTTCTTTATATCACCCAGACAACTACTAACTGCAAATGAAACTGGTATACTTTGAAGTACTTACTTGTTCTTGGATTAGAATTGTAGGAGTATAGTAGAGTAACTGTAGATTTGAGAGCTGCACTTTTGGAAGTCTTCTGGACCATcaattgtgaccaaattttggaaaatcacccaaaTATGGTCAAACATGACTTAGTTAGAAATTTCATTTTTAGTTAGGAGCTGTTGAGAGGACAGTGCAGTTGTaatattatttctttgtaaTTCAAGGCACTGAGGATTGCTTACAATCATAAACAAGTGAATTTGTACTATAAAACTTGCTATTTGATCgtcaaaattaatattttaggtgtcaaatgtgcccatatggttgatttccAAAATTTGATCACAATTAATGGAGCAGTGATGTGTATACCGGATAGGACAGAAATTACTTCAACATTGCAAAGAAGTATTCATGCACATTGTGCTATGTAGACAGCCCCTAAGCACAGGGGCTGACTACTTTCGAAGGTGCCTATTAGCTATACCTAGGTCATGGCCGAGGGGTCTGTAATCCCTTTGAAATCTCGTAAAGcctctttgaaatcttgtaATCATAGTtgattttgaaatctgaaatcttgcTGTATATTTTAGGTATACTTTCATACATTCAACATTACATGTGCCATGCCTTCCATTGGTCCAGAactcttgtatggcttctagaGATTTTGAAATCGGAAATCTTCACTTGCAAAAGTTTCCATACATTTCCGAATACTAAGCATTTCATGATCCAATTATTCCGGATACTACGAAATGTTTTTGCACTGAAATCTTGCCAAATCTTAGGAAAAGTTAAAGATCTGAAATCTCGTACAGGGTTTATATGAGTTGTGGACCTGGACCCCTCAATCATGACCACCAATGCACAAACATTCTAGTACATCGCTTTAGAAAACAGTTTATTTATGGCATTTCAAGTCAGCTTTAGTAAAAAAAAGCATTTcacacaacataattatgtagctaactGCTACAAAAAATTCGAGCTTATAACTAGATAAAGTGACCATTAAACACTCATTACCTTTACTTACTGTAATATCACTTAAAACTGTTACCCAACACCATGACTACATAATGCGTGGTGTCATTATACAGTCAAGTGCTTGTAATTTGGGGCAAGATTACCTATAGCCATCCTTCAGAAGGAACCCTTTTTCTAAAAAGTCTTTAATCTGCCCCTGCTAATTTTTTTGCTCTGAAATATTCCCATAAAAATCAACGAAATCTAGGAAATCTTGTATAGGATTTTTTGAGTTGTGGATCCCTTGTTTTTCATGATGCAATGTGTATGTGACAAAGTGTGCAATTAGCCAGTTTTTTTTCTCTCCAGTATCTAAACTGGGAACGACACCACCTTTAcgccaaagtttacctgtgcagaagtatAAAACAGGCTTTAATCAGCTTTTAATTCTCACATACTGGCTGCCTTTACCATTCAataattttgctcacgtgggtgtatatatatacggacatacgtacatattcagtaaaccaggtggcATGAGCCTGGTTTAGATTAGAGCAAACACTGATTAATGAACCATTGATCGAAATGCATCACATTTGAAATCAAAACTTTTCCATCTGACCCAACTCTGTCTTCCTCATCACCAATACGGTACAGATATTTTTCAGTCACATACTCACATAGCAGCAATCATACAACACTATAGTATATTTACATATTTCGTTATTAATTTCATAAAAAATaaccatgtatgtatgttatagCAAGTAAATACAAAATGCAATACAGCAAAATTCCTAAATTCATATTAACCACCAGATGTTGCTCCATGGCATATACAACACATCCACTAATAGTAACTTAGCTAACACGCAACCTACAGCCAGTCCTACGCTTCCCCATGTTCTAGGTTTTCTTTTGCCTTTCTTCACAGCTAACCTTTCAGCAACTCCATAAATCCATAGTGAAAAGATAATTGATAGAACTCCTCCCCCCAAATTACCAATATAAACAAATGGTATCATCAGTACAATGATGCAGAAACTAAGCCCAAGAAAGGGTTTCTTGTTTTCATCTCCCCAATCCATTACTGTCATTAATCCCACAACTACCAAACCTACAACAGCTGGCCAAACAAGATATCTCATAACACAATCATAGCAACTGTGCAGTGATGGCGTCACTGTGGTTTGAGTTTGTTGAGGAATGAGACATTCTACTTGCTGATCTTGCTTGGTATTAGCTAACTGCAATAGTTTAATATCACCTTCTAATTTCTCTATCAATGATTTAGCTTGTGTCAGCTCTTCATTTTGCTGTTTACATTTTAGTTTATTTGTCAGCAGTTTGTCATTTTGTTGTCTAATATCATTTTCCAATTTGTTTATCTGTATTTTAGCTTGTGCTAGCTCATCCTTCGGTTGTTTGCATACATTGCCCAGTGGTTCTGGTGTAGTGATTGTTATGTTAGTATAAACCAGTATGGTTACCAACATGATAGTAAACAGGCATAATATTGTAAGGATAAATAATAGCCTGACTTTTCTATTTGTTTCTTTACAACTACTCTCCAATGTAGCTACACAAGACTTGATTTCTTGCTGAACATCAGCTCGAGCAACCATTTGCTTGTCATCTGCAGCAGCAGCACCAACAGCAGCAGCATCAATTCCCTTCTGCATCTTCTCACACATTGCTAAGATAAGCTGAAAAGCAGACTCTCCATTGTGCATCACCTGATCTTTATTAGCCATCTTCACTCCGCATTGAGGGCACAGGATCATCTCAAGAGGACACACCTTCTTGTGTTCATCCATATCACAGCGAGGGATACAGTCTAGTCCACACCTGTTGGGACATGATAGGGGATAGTTGTGACAATTTTCCTTATGTTTCAAGCTGATGACTTCCCTCCCTGCCATGGTATCACAATACTGACAATAACAAGGACACTCGGCAGCTTTGTGAGTTTCCATTTCTGAGTAATGTACTTGCTGGTTACACCAGCTACATGAGATCTCACACTTACCCAAGTGATTATCAACATTCGCTAATTCACCAATCCATACACAGCCTTCCTTTTTGTTTGGACAGTATATTTTAAGCTGTTTTGTTGCACGAACTATTTCTTTATTAGGGTAAGTCTTGAATGGCTCAACACGACACATTGGACAGGCATAACTCACTGATGAAGTAGCCTTCATCTGTTCTAGGTCACCCTTACAAAATGCATGGCCACAACATTCACTCATCTGTGCCTCATGACATGGCAACTGACAAATTTTACACATCAACCTATAGTGTATGTTTATAACATGGATTAATAACATACACAATGCAGTGGAAATGCACatatacagaatttaaaaataaaagtagggttccagcaataaaagtagtgaaacaaaaaaagatggtagctatgagggaaaatccctacttggcattgtaacAATGTATGAAAATCACTGTTGTCACCATCTTTTCAATGTcacagtagggattttcccacaccGTTACTAGGAATTTTCcttcatagctaccatcacctcttgtttcactactttgtatcGCTGcaatcctacttcatttttaaattacagtaggatcttgattatctgaatctcgattatccaaacccttgattatctgaacagtataagtgactgctctattagtattTCGCCATtaagtgaatgttctattagagcaagtgtatgttctattagacataactctgtatataaatgaacgGGCTTCAtatatctgaacaaattcacttatttgaacacttttatgattaaactggcacacaggtgtttggataatggaggtcctactgtaataCTTTTATTACGCTAGTTATTAGCTTTATTGTTAAagcatagctataaaatacacatgtggttgtgactgctgtagagtatctcaatcttgcagtAGATTAAGCTAGGGGGCATGCAATACCTTGAGCTAGATTGTTGAGGGGCATGGCTTTTGCACTGAGGCGTGATGGTCTGTTCTTTTATTattacaaatacacaaaaactTGGAATTTTAAGGAATcttagcacatcgataaaaagtactgaaacaagctggaatagggatataacacttcttattgttttactgtgatttaatatcgtccactactccagcttgttttaagACTTTTTATCAatctgctatggtccctactctagttgaaaattccaatctTTCTTGTGTATTTGTTATTTGGTAAAATAAAATTGGTGAACCcaagcataccacatcaaaagaaagaaatggcgccacgCACCCAATCTACCAATTATTATAAattgaagtatctattacgctttgttgttagctacgtatgttcaacccattacatagtattacgaatcaagaactgttcaaaaagcaccctTGCAATCAAAGTATCCACTAttaaaaatatggacaatttccattacgaagggaagccatcatgtgctaccaccaaatcaacactttcactgtcagcaaagatgactaggacacaaaggaagacactggtaagtccatgaagaatacattgtatgtatatgcagtatgtcaaaaggcacatgtctggctgaagtgatgttgaacagtaaaaaatcaAACCTGAAGCCtcagctgttattgagttatgcttgtctgaaggcatcagtcagtcagtcagtcagtcagtcagtcagtcagtcaatcagtcagtcagtcagtcagtcaatagaaaatttctTTATATATTTTAAacattccgtagcaacttgttgaaagcattttgggtcgatctgaagacttATTTGGGCTTActtttacctaatcaatactgcctcatcattgtcaagGAAACGTGAGGCTGGTTGTTGGGTAatatttttcatgggccacacccaaagctttgtggtccctaatatacagtactatcatactgtatgataagtgctttacagtgaccaacactgaaggtctgatagctacttgtactgcagcctttggatACTTAATCTATAATGAAGCTTGGACATTGAACAAATTACTTAACCTAGCCAAtcaggtgaaacagaaaatgggccaaagaaactaagaaaggaaaaaaatccctccaaccccaggtaGTTTATGGCCCATTACAGTTAGCTGCTACCCGATTCTACCAAGGATACTAAAGTCAGTTAAATGCCTCAAATAGACTGTATTCCAAATGATGTCACGAAATAAAATGGCCTCGGCTATTTGGGGATATTCTAACAATTTCAAGTGAGAGTTCCAATGGGGCTTTAAAAGGTTCAAATCACTATTCAATCCtggaagaagaagaagaagatatTGATCTAAactaacaggtacagttataagggtataaaatctattctctaaCGCCGGGTTAGaatttttcagctggttttcaaagtttagaagaaatactattgtttctttgttgtaataaccaaacctggtaGTTTCACCTCGATATCTTGTTTGTTAGCCTCAATATCAACCTTCAAAATCTCAATCGCCATTGATGataatactcgaaaatataagaatCCCCAAATAGAAAAATTCGTGTGACATCATTTGgaatatggtctatagttttgtggcatctaaatatgcccCTAAGGAAAGTGTTAATATGGATACTCAATTGAAGACAAAAGGAATGACAAGGCGCAGCAGACATTCGTTGGTACCACAAAAGGCAGCCTCATCTGTGAGTTTGTTGCTATAGTgcaaaatggtggctgtgcactgctttgttggcctctagccttgcaattAGAAGATATTATAGTGCAAGGTTTCGTTGCCTTGTACTATAGCACCCTTTCCTAATAATAAGTGGTATATGTTTTGAATACCACAATATGAGTAGCATAACATGTTAACACAACATCTTGTCTTCCATCTGGAGAGTCATTACAGCAACTGCTACATAACAACTGTtgctagacaaaaaaaaaatctaatttAAGTTTTTTTGTCTATGGTTGCTTAGCATTAACCattgctatggtgtcaaaatcatttTCACATTTAACAACAGTTGCTAGGCCAACAATGATGTTACTAAGTAACATGTATCTGTTAccatagttgtcaagtcggataTTCCAACTTTAGAAACGACTAAATACTATCAaattattttagccaatcaaacaCTTATATCAAATGTTAaaacaagtgatatactgattcaTTGACTAGTCTGCTATAGAATATATAGCACAAGCCACTATTGAGATTTGTACAGGGGATGATATTGATGTTACACAGCTACAAGGGATTTTGCTAATATATGTAAGAGTTGTATCACGGGCCCAAGTGATTTTCCTGATACGTACACCCAAGCATGAAGgcatgggtgtacatatcatatcaggcaaatcacgaagGCATGagtgtgatacaactgatatgtaatTAGCCTGCCATGACCTTATACAGGCCAATAATCTGCACTGGGCAATAAATCACCCAACTCAACATGTCATCTACTTCCTGATACAATTTATAAGCGTGACTGATCAATTCGATTACAATCAGCAATTATTGACGTTGAAATTACGTCTATACAACATGTAAAAATCGGATAACAGTGTATGGAATACCATGTGCAAGAGGACAGCTGCTGTCAGTGAAACATTGTTAAAAGCTTTAAAACTAAAGGTTGCTCAGTGTAAAGAGCTAAAACCTGAGATCAGGACACATGATGTGTATTGTATAGCCAAAGTGTGTATTTTAAAGAAccaagaaaacatgattttcatgcTCAATAATGGCTACACAGAAATAGCCCATTTTCCTTGTGAAAAATTCCTTGGGGTgggcataccaaatttgaactaCATCAGTCCAGCCATCGCTGACCTACAAGGTTCATCTTACATgcattttctttgtatttttattCTCGCACCACTTACAAAAAATTGCAATAACTCATGCAAGCCTTATTATTGGATTCTTTTGAGGGTATAATTAACAAATTATATTCCAATTTGTAAAGTGGGAGCAATTTTCAAAACTACAAGTGAAATGTTTTGTTATTCCTGTGCAAGGTAAACTACTGACAGAAATAAGATAAAAGTCAGTGCAGATAGCTGACCATCATAGTATGGACTTTTTGTGATAGCTAAGAAGATATAAAgtaaaaaccaaacatgtgaaacaagcacgattgagatactctaatagaacagtcaccaagaagcaaaaaaaaaaaaaaaaaagttcaggcttcaaaccagggacctccacacctacaTCTGGAATGAAAAAGAAAGATTTTAGAGTTTCTCTTGAGTATATAGGTGAAttataagatgatatccaggtttttattgttagactCCTTCATCACTAAAAATGAAGTGTTCAAAAATTTCACAGATTTTTTTtgaataatatgcaagtattatATTCAATGTTTTGTACTTGTgcgattgtgttgggtttttgcagatctgcaTGGTTACAAATAAACATGGCTGGGAGCTGATAAATGGGTACTGGTTGCTGTTTCCCCATTTGACATAAAGGTACCCTAGCTGTTCCTTATACAGCCCAACTAGGAGGATCAATGAGTGAGaggacattaattttaaaatttgagGGAACAATTCAAAACATAGCCAACTACATACCATCAAATATTACATCATGATGActtcataacactaaactaatGATGGAATGATAATCCCAATAGTTGATTTCGTAGTAACAGTAAActtgccatgcatgcatgcttatcTATTttagtaccactcaaatgtaatgtcatcTTGCGAGAGTGTGAGTGATACTGTTTTAATCACTCACACTTTTACAATATGACATTACATTTAAgtcctgtatgtgtgtatgataTATTTaaggcagtggatactgaaccgaaagtcagTTCAATAACATACTGGCTATTAAGGGTGCTAGTGCccttttgaagccatacaactgcTGTTCTTTTTtacctttg
This region includes:
- the LOC136259742 gene encoding TNF receptor-associated factor 3-like isoform X2, which encodes MAYNTAVTEGYDYEFVETPPDRLMCKICQLPCHEAQMSECCGHAFCKGDLEQMKATSSVSYACPMCRVEPFKTYPNKEIVRATKQLKIYCPNKKEGCVWIGELANVDNHLEMETHKAAECPCYCQYCDTMAGREVISLKHKENCHNYPLSCPNRCGLDCIPRCDMDEHKKVCPLEMILCPQCGVKMANKDQVMHNGESAFQLILAMCEKMQKGIDAAAVGAAAADDKQMVARADVQQEIKSCVATLESSCKETNRKVRLLFILTILCLFTIMLVTILVYTNITITTPEPLGNVCKQPKDELAQAKIQINKLENDIRQQNDKLLTNKLKCKQQNEELTQAKSLIEKLEGDIKLLQLANTKQDQQVECLIPQQTQTTVTPSLHSCYDCVMRYLVWPAVVGLVVVGLMTVMDWGDENKKPFLGLSFCIIVLMIPFVYIGNLGGGVLSIIFSLWIYGVAERLAVKKGKRKPRTWGSVGLAVGCVLAKLLLVDVLYMPWSNIWWLI
- the LOC136259742 gene encoding TNF receptor-associated factor 3-like isoform X1 encodes the protein MAYNTAVTEGYDYEFVETPPDRLMCKICQLPCHEAQMSECCGHAFCKGDLEQMKATSSVSYACPMCRVEPFKTYPNKEIVRATKQLKIYCPNKKEGCVWIGELANVDNHLGKCEISCSWCNQQVHYSEMETHKAAECPCYCQYCDTMAGREVISLKHKENCHNYPLSCPNRCGLDCIPRCDMDEHKKVCPLEMILCPQCGVKMANKDQVMHNGESAFQLILAMCEKMQKGIDAAAVGAAAADDKQMVARADVQQEIKSCVATLESSCKETNRKVRLLFILTILCLFTIMLVTILVYTNITITTPEPLGNVCKQPKDELAQAKIQINKLENDIRQQNDKLLTNKLKCKQQNEELTQAKSLIEKLEGDIKLLQLANTKQDQQVECLIPQQTQTTVTPSLHSCYDCVMRYLVWPAVVGLVVVGLMTVMDWGDENKKPFLGLSFCIIVLMIPFVYIGNLGGGVLSIIFSLWIYGVAERLAVKKGKRKPRTWGSVGLAVGCVLAKLLLVDVLYMPWSNIWWLI
- the LOC136259742 gene encoding TNF receptor-associated factor 3-like isoform X3 → MCKICQLPCHEAQMSECCGHAFCKGDLEQMKATSSVSYACPMCRVEPFKTYPNKEIVRATKQLKIYCPNKKEGCVWIGELANVDNHLGKCEISCSWCNQQVHYSEMETHKAAECPCYCQYCDTMAGREVISLKHKENCHNYPLSCPNRCGLDCIPRCDMDEHKKVCPLEMILCPQCGVKMANKDQVMHNGESAFQLILAMCEKMQKGIDAAAVGAAAADDKQMVARADVQQEIKSCVATLESSCKETNRKVRLLFILTILCLFTIMLVTILVYTNITITTPEPLGNVCKQPKDELAQAKIQINKLENDIRQQNDKLLTNKLKCKQQNEELTQAKSLIEKLEGDIKLLQLANTKQDQQVECLIPQQTQTTVTPSLHSCYDCVMRYLVWPAVVGLVVVGLMTVMDWGDENKKPFLGLSFCIIVLMIPFVYIGNLGGGVLSIIFSLWIYGVAERLAVKKGKRKPRTWGSVGLAVGCVLAKLLLVDVLYMPWSNIWWLI